The following coding sequences are from one Deinococcus metalli window:
- a CDS encoding MerR family DNA-binding protein — protein MTTGERPHAQDRQDRSASGTHLLSIGQLARQTGESIKAIRYWTDRGLLTCTRRPSGYRTYPVMSGSQVRFIRSAQAAGFSLDAVQQVLAIRQAGEQPCEHVKAELEAHLSAVRAQIAHLQALEVQVQARLAWAHQHPDPPCNGAGCVYLDVPQGA, from the coding sequence GTGACCACAGGTGAACGCCCACATGCCCAGGACAGGCAGGATCGCTCTGCATCCGGCACACACCTCCTGTCCATCGGTCAACTCGCGCGGCAGACCGGTGAGTCCATCAAGGCAATCCGCTACTGGACGGATCGTGGCCTGTTGACATGTACGCGGCGTCCCAGCGGCTACCGCACCTACCCGGTCATGAGCGGCTCGCAGGTGCGGTTCATCCGCTCGGCGCAGGCCGCAGGCTTCAGCCTGGACGCCGTCCAACAGGTGCTCGCGATCCGACAGGCGGGCGAGCAGCCCTGCGAACACGTCAAGGCTGAACTGGAAGCGCACCTGAGCGCCGTACGCGCGCAGATCGCACACCTTCAGGCGCTTGAAGTGCAGGTGCAGGCGAGGCTCGCCTGGGCACATCAGCATCCGGATCCACCATGCAACGGTGCAGGGTGCGTCTACCTCGACGTCCCCCAGGGGGCTTGA
- a CDS encoding putative iron-sulfur cluster-binding metallochaperone, protein MTDPLCCAPTRGETSSVCPVCGTTGKPVKLITLKALLTPGALATLAPERAYRFCPDAGCDVVYFAGGHTYAQADVKVRVYQKDRSTDVPVCYCFGHTRAGLELARLDGHAEAITQSIQGHIKAGRCGCEVNNPQGSCCLGTVKGLVTRLRDAARAGAGAAL, encoded by the coding sequence ATGACTGATCCGCTCTGCTGCGCGCCCACCCGGGGCGAAACGTCCAGTGTGTGCCCGGTCTGCGGCACGACCGGCAAGCCGGTGAAGCTGATCACCCTGAAGGCCCTGCTGACGCCCGGTGCCCTGGCCACCCTCGCCCCTGAGAGGGCATACCGCTTCTGTCCGGACGCCGGATGCGACGTCGTGTACTTCGCAGGTGGACACACGTACGCTCAGGCGGACGTGAAGGTCAGGGTGTACCAGAAGGACCGATCCACCGACGTTCCTGTCTGCTACTGTTTCGGGCACACCCGCGCCGGCCTCGAACTGGCCAGGCTCGACGGGCATGCTGAAGCCATCACGCAGTCCATCCAGGGACATATCAAGGCCGGTCGCTGTGGGTGCGAGGTCAACAATCCACAGGGCAGCTGCTGCCTGGGTACCGTAAAGGGCCTGGTCACCCGGTTGCGGGACGCAGCACGAGCTGGGGCGGGAGCGGCTTTGTGA